From a single Methylosinus sp. H3A genomic region:
- a CDS encoding type II toxin-antitoxin system Phd/YefM family antitoxin, translating into MSITNIHAAKTNLSKLIDAALRGEEVVIAKSGKPLVKIVAVEPAPAEFDRKALIGAWAGRAAWPGWDEWKQMDADIEASFGAPAEKDAL; encoded by the coding sequence ATGTCCATCACCAACATCCATGCGGCCAAGACCAACCTTTCGAAGCTGATCGACGCGGCTTTGCGAGGCGAGGAGGTCGTCATCGCCAAATCCGGCAAGCCGCTCGTCAAAATCGTCGCGGTCGAGCCTGCGCCGGCCGAATTCGACCGCAAGGCGCTCATCGGCGCGTGGGCAGGGCGGGCGGCCTGGCCCGGTTGGGACGAGTGGAAGCAGATGGACGCAGATATAGAAGCGTCTTTCGGCGCGCCGGCCGAAAAGGACGCTCTTTGA
- a CDS encoding type II toxin-antitoxin system VapC family toxin yields MILDTHVVLWWMLGEPRLPPEAVETIAKQPALFVSVASVWEFEIKSASGRLPGNIDFLEAVAALRCELLSIDAEDAVVAARLPPHHGDPFDRMIIAQARHRDLTIATHDRAFDRYATPILCV; encoded by the coding sequence TTGATCCTCGACACCCATGTCGTCCTCTGGTGGATGCTCGGCGAGCCGCGACTTCCGCCCGAGGCTGTCGAAACGATCGCCAAACAGCCCGCACTCTTCGTCAGCGTCGCCTCCGTCTGGGAATTCGAGATCAAATCGGCCTCCGGCCGACTGCCTGGAAACATCGACTTCTTGGAGGCGGTGGCCGCTCTCCGCTGCGAGCTTCTCTCGATCGACGCGGAGGACGCCGTCGTGGCGGCGCGCCTTCCACCACATCACGGCGATCCTTTCGACCGCATGATCATCGCCCAGGCGCGTCACCGGGACTTGACCATTGCGACGCACGACCGCGCTTTCGATCGATATGCGACGCCGATTCTGTGCGTTTGA
- a CDS encoding ABC transporter ATP-binding protein, giving the protein MSAYLTTLRFALRYWLLSPRLLAVMLVARLASNVVDVFVPLASGRLADVVAGESRELAPALAALAVFLGTVLLFHCLRNFVAFSVCHVAAYGMAALVRDAFARVQRFSADWHANAFAGATVRKITRGVWAFDSLTDTLIFGMLPAATVIVAITGLLSWRWPMLGLVVAIGIALFLAMGIGLSLGWISPAAQISQALDSTVSARLADSITGNQIVKGFAAEAREDASFTALVAEWTKRTLVSWYRGATVGLLQAIVMIAMQTVLLGCGLMLWSQGGMTTGDVVSLIGIQGLINGYLRDIGEHVRNLQRAVNEMEDVVEFAAQQPDVVDAPGATALVVTRGEIVFENVSFGYPNTRKPLYENFSLTIRPGERVGLVGASGAGKTTFVKLLQRQFDLDAGRILIDGRDIATATQASLRQAIGIVAQEPILFHRPLGENIAYGRPGAARYEIAEAARLAHADIFIERLTDAYETLVGERGVKLSGGERQRVAIARAILAATPILVLDEATSSLDSVSEFHIRAAIEQLSAGRTTIVVAHRLSTVRRLDRILVFDHGRIVEDGAHDELLRLKGGVYRRLFETQVGEGDTLEETIEQAG; this is encoded by the coding sequence ATGTCCGCCTATTTGACCACGCTGCGCTTTGCGCTCCGCTATTGGCTTCTCTCGCCGCGTCTGCTGGCGGTGATGCTCGTCGCCCGCCTCGCCTCCAATGTCGTCGACGTCTTCGTTCCCCTGGCCTCGGGCCGACTCGCCGACGTCGTCGCCGGCGAGAGCCGCGAGCTCGCTCCCGCGCTCGCCGCTCTCGCTGTGTTTCTCGGCACGGTGCTGCTGTTTCATTGCCTGCGCAATTTCGTCGCCTTCTCCGTGTGCCACGTCGCCGCCTATGGCATGGCGGCGCTGGTGCGCGACGCCTTTGCGCGCGTGCAGCGATTCTCCGCCGATTGGCACGCCAACGCCTTCGCCGGCGCGACGGTGCGCAAGATCACGCGCGGCGTCTGGGCCTTCGACTCGCTGACCGACACGCTCATCTTCGGCATGCTGCCGGCGGCGACGGTCATCGTCGCGATCACCGGCCTTCTGTCCTGGCGCTGGCCGATGCTCGGCCTCGTCGTCGCCATCGGCATAGCGCTGTTTCTGGCGATGGGAATCGGCTTGTCGCTCGGCTGGATCAGCCCCGCCGCGCAGATCTCGCAGGCGCTCGACTCCACGGTGAGCGCGCGGCTCGCCGATTCGATCACCGGCAATCAGATCGTCAAAGGCTTCGCGGCCGAAGCGCGCGAGGATGCGAGCTTTACCGCGCTCGTCGCCGAATGGACGAAACGCACGCTCGTCTCCTGGTATCGCGGCGCGACGGTCGGACTATTGCAGGCGATCGTGATGATCGCCATGCAAACCGTGCTGCTCGGCTGTGGGCTGATGCTGTGGTCACAGGGCGGCATGACGACGGGCGACGTGGTGAGCCTCATCGGCATACAGGGCCTCATCAACGGCTATTTGCGCGACATTGGCGAGCACGTGCGCAATCTGCAGCGCGCCGTCAACGAGATGGAGGATGTCGTCGAATTCGCCGCGCAGCAGCCGGACGTCGTCGACGCGCCGGGCGCGACGGCGCTCGTCGTGACGCGCGGCGAGATCGTCTTCGAGAATGTGAGCTTCGGCTATCCGAACACGCGCAAGCCGCTCTACGAGAATTTCTCTCTGACGATCCGGCCGGGCGAGCGCGTCGGTCTCGTCGGCGCCTCGGGCGCCGGCAAGACGACCTTCGTCAAGCTGCTGCAGCGCCAGTTCGATCTCGACGCCGGCCGCATTCTCATCGACGGGCGCGACATCGCCACGGCGACGCAGGCCTCGCTGCGACAGGCGATCGGCATCGTCGCGCAGGAGCCGATCCTGTTCCACCGGCCGCTCGGCGAGAACATCGCCTATGGCCGGCCGGGGGCGGCGCGGTACGAGATCGCGGAAGCGGCGCGCCTCGCCCATGCCGACATATTCATCGAGCGTCTGACCGACGCCTATGAAACCTTGGTCGGCGAGCGCGGCGTGAAGCTCTCGGGCGGCGAGCGCCAGCGCGTGGCGATCGCCCGCGCGATTCTCGCGGCGACGCCCATATTGGTGCTGGACGAAGCGACCTCGTCGCTCGACTCTGTGTCCGAATTTCATATTCGGGCGGCGATCGAGCAATTGTCGGCGGGACGCACGACGATCGTCGTCGCGCATCGCCTGTCGACGGTGAGGAGGCTCGACCGCATATTGGTGTTCGACCACGGCCGCATCGTCGAGGACGGCGCGCATGACGAGCTGCTGCGCCTGAAGGGCGGCGTCTATCGCCGGCTGTTCGAGACGCAGGTCGGCGAGGGCGACACGCTGGAGGAGACGATCGAACAGGCGGGGTGA
- a CDS encoding DUF6456 domain-containing protein encodes MSMSQRHIDEDNARALRRLLEAMSEPGAEAMPDRLGGGSIIVAAPRKGVTVARARLPEKIAETAAAQGLARWEGAGETRRLRLTEEGRAHLRRRAAPAQADPFRAQHNILARRVVDEGASPTLVNEGESPLAWLARRKNRDGRPFLAPEQIEAGERFRRDVTQANILQRVTADWEAALGSTRGGGAGANIADVAIDARRRLARAFDAVGPELGGLLTDVCGYLKGLELVESERGWPQRSAKVVLKIALERLALHYGLASEAQGPERARHLLHWGTEDYRPRLS; translated from the coding sequence ATGAGCATGAGCCAGCGGCACATCGACGAGGACAATGCGCGCGCGCTTCGGCGCCTGTTGGAGGCGATGAGCGAGCCCGGCGCCGAGGCCATGCCGGATCGGCTCGGCGGCGGCTCGATCATCGTCGCCGCGCCACGCAAGGGCGTCACCGTCGCGCGCGCGCGTCTTCCCGAGAAAATCGCGGAAACGGCCGCCGCGCAAGGGCTGGCGCGATGGGAGGGCGCCGGCGAAACGCGACGTCTGCGTCTGACGGAAGAGGGCCGCGCTCATCTGAGGCGCCGCGCCGCGCCCGCGCAGGCCGACCCGTTTCGCGCCCAGCACAATATTCTCGCGCGACGCGTCGTGGACGAGGGCGCGAGCCCGACGCTCGTCAATGAAGGCGAGAGCCCGCTCGCCTGGCTCGCGCGCCGCAAGAATCGCGACGGCCGCCCGTTTCTCGCGCCGGAGCAGATCGAAGCCGGCGAGCGCTTTCGTCGCGATGTGACGCAGGCCAATATTCTCCAGCGCGTCACCGCCGATTGGGAGGCCGCGCTCGGCTCCACGCGCGGTGGCGGCGCGGGCGCCAATATCGCCGATGTGGCGATCGACGCGCGCCGGCGCCTCGCCCGCGCCTTCGACGCCGTGGGGCCGGAGCTCGGCGGATTGCTCACCGACGTCTGCGGTTATTTGAAGGGCCTAGAGCTCGTCGAGAGCGAGCGCGGCTGGCCGCAGCGCTCGGCCAAAGTGGTGCTCAAAATCGCGCTGGAGCGCCTCGCGCTGCACTATGGATTGGCGAGCGAAGCGCAGGGGCCGGAGCGCGCGCGGCATCTGCTGCATTGGGGAACAGAGGATTATCGTCCTAGATTGTCCTGA
- a CDS encoding helix-turn-helix domain-containing protein translates to MRRRRNAPFHSSALCVAAAAAACRVTPDELRAPSRGRARVADARHLAVYLDHVAFGASLSACGRAIARDRTSVRHACARIEDRRDDVAFDRAVAALEKALCAQKRLLEALALSFTLYPTGDDS, encoded by the coding sequence ATGCGCCGCCGACGAAACGCCCCATTCCACTCTTCCGCGCTCTGCGTCGCCGCCGCGGCGGCGGCCTGCCGCGTCACTCCCGACGAGTTGCGCGCGCCGAGCCGCGGGCGCGCGCGTGTCGCCGACGCTCGCCATCTCGCGGTCTATCTCGATCATGTCGCATTCGGCGCGAGCCTCTCGGCCTGCGGCCGCGCGATCGCGCGTGACCGGACGAGCGTCCGCCACGCCTGCGCGCGCATAGAGGATCGCCGCGACGACGTCGCTTTCGACCGCGCGGTCGCCGCGCTCGAGAAAGCGCTCTGCGCGCAGAAGCGGCTGCTCGAAGCGCTCGCCCTTTCCTTCACCCTCTATCCGACCGGAGATGATTCATGA
- the yidD gene encoding membrane protein insertion efficiency factor YidD, with protein sequence MLQSVPARAARALILLYRLSLSALIGRDCRYLPSCSEYADEAIRRHGLWAGGWIGFARVCRCRPGGGDGYDPVPRTTPATAHPLAPWRYGAWRRPPVCEAVEPDDQERAISSTAKP encoded by the coding sequence ATGCTCCAATCGGTCCCCGCCCGCGCCGCCCGCGCGCTCATTCTCCTCTATCGCCTCAGCCTCTCGGCGCTGATCGGGCGCGATTGTCGTTATCTGCCGAGCTGCTCCGAATATGCCGATGAGGCGATCCGCCGTCACGGCCTCTGGGCCGGCGGCTGGATCGGTTTCGCGCGCGTCTGCCGCTGCCGGCCAGGCGGCGGCGACGGATATGATCCGGTTCCGCGAACGACTCCGGCGACAGCGCATCCGCTCGCGCCCTGGCGCTATGGCGCTTGGCGGCGGCCGCCCGTCTGCGAGGCCGTCGAGCCAGACGATCAGGAGCGCGCCATCAGCTCCACCGCCAAGCCGTAG
- a CDS encoding DNA adenine methylase — MVEISEFRAVAPVRPASGYIGGKKQLAPRLCEMIEATPHSIYAEAFVGMGGVFLRRRLAPRVEAINDRDKDVATFFRILQRHYQAFMEMLKWQLTSRAEFERLAAVEPETLTDLERAARFLYLQKLSFGGKVASRSFGINTQQSARFDVTKLGLALEAIHSRLAGVTIECLDWRLFLDRWDRPGTLFYLDPPYYGTERYYRASFPREDHEALARALRALKGRFILTINDCAETRAIYGGFQAESAELTYTAAGGDRSIKAARELIVRGPMR, encoded by the coding sequence ATGGTGGAGATTTCGGAATTTCGGGCAGTTGCGCCGGTTCGGCCGGCTTCCGGCTATATCGGCGGCAAGAAGCAGCTCGCCCCGCGCCTCTGCGAGATGATCGAGGCGACGCCTCATTCTATCTATGCCGAAGCGTTTGTGGGCATGGGCGGCGTGTTTCTGCGCCGTCGACTCGCGCCTCGGGTGGAGGCGATCAACGATCGGGACAAGGACGTCGCGACCTTTTTCCGTATCCTGCAGCGCCACTATCAGGCGTTCATGGAGATGCTGAAATGGCAGCTGACCAGCCGGGCGGAGTTCGAGCGGCTCGCCGCAGTCGAGCCGGAGACGCTCACCGATCTCGAACGGGCGGCGCGTTTCCTCTATCTGCAGAAGCTGAGCTTCGGCGGGAAGGTCGCGAGCCGGTCATTCGGCATCAATACCCAGCAGTCCGCTCGCTTCGATGTGACCAAGCTCGGCCTGGCGCTGGAGGCGATCCACAGCCGACTCGCCGGCGTCACGATCGAATGCCTCGATTGGCGGCTGTTTCTGGACCGTTGGGACCGGCCAGGGACGCTCTTCTATCTGGACCCGCCTTATTACGGGACCGAGCGCTACTACCGCGCGTCCTTCCCACGGGAGGATCACGAGGCTTTGGCGAGGGCTTTAAGGGCGCTGAAAGGCCGCTTCATCCTGACCATAAACGACTGCGCGGAAACGCGCGCGATCTACGGCGGCTTTCAGGCGGAATCGGCAGAGCTGACCTATACGGCGGCAGGCGGCGATCGGAGCATCAAGGCCGCGCGAGAGCTGATCGTCCGAGGGCCGATGCGGTGA
- a CDS encoding phage late control D family protein, whose translation MTPKVEISLNGQPVALIGKRALTGQIVESDGERADTLHMSLSNYDGRIKKPETGQKVVVSVGWVETGTVKVGEFVVTEVTKTGPRAELHLTGDSADLKKTLKGQKTRSWKAPKTLGDVLRQVASDNKLQAALHQSLAAIKIEKIIAQTGESDMHLVMRLARAYGALAKFQDGRLLFLPKGQGQTASGAAAAGVTITPNDCEGFTFTTRDRPKRDKAKAVHYDRKKAKRNEMTSDAGQSGDGAPDYTHPHVFGTQTEAKHHANARKGKFDRDGRPFHVTFRSGLVGVAPGGVLTTMGFHDDDDRAWTVTSRIFGWGPQGLVVRAACEPKEE comes from the coding sequence ATGACGCCGAAGGTCGAAATCTCGCTCAATGGCCAGCCGGTCGCGCTGATCGGCAAGCGAGCGCTCACGGGGCAGATCGTCGAGAGCGACGGCGAGCGGGCGGACACGCTGCATATGTCGCTCTCCAATTATGACGGGCGGATCAAAAAGCCGGAGACCGGCCAGAAGGTGGTGGTGAGCGTCGGCTGGGTGGAAACCGGGACGGTGAAGGTCGGGGAATTCGTCGTCACCGAGGTGACAAAGACCGGGCCACGGGCGGAGCTGCATTTGACGGGCGATTCCGCCGACCTCAAAAAGACTTTGAAAGGCCAGAAAACGCGGTCCTGGAAGGCCCCGAAGACGCTCGGCGACGTGCTGCGGCAGGTCGCGTCGGACAATAAGCTCCAGGCGGCGCTCCACCAATCGCTGGCGGCGATCAAGATCGAGAAGATCATCGCCCAGACAGGCGAGTCCGACATGCATCTCGTCATGCGGCTGGCGCGAGCCTATGGGGCGCTAGCGAAATTCCAGGACGGGCGGCTGCTGTTCCTGCCCAAAGGCCAGGGCCAGACGGCATCGGGCGCCGCGGCGGCCGGAGTGACCATCACGCCCAATGACTGCGAGGGCTTCACCTTCACGACGCGCGACAGGCCGAAACGGGACAAGGCCAAGGCTGTCCACTACGACCGCAAGAAGGCCAAGCGTAACGAGATGACGAGCGACGCAGGCCAATCCGGAGACGGCGCGCCGGACTACACGCATCCGCATGTCTTCGGCACACAAACCGAGGCCAAGCACCACGCCAATGCCCGCAAGGGCAAGTTCGACCGCGACGGCCGGCCGTTTCACGTCACTTTCCGATCCGGCCTGGTCGGCGTCGCGCCGGGCGGCGTGCTCACGACCATGGGCTTTCACGACGACGACGATCGGGCGTGGACGGTCACCAGCAGGATTTTCGGCTGGGGGCCGCAGGGGCTCGTCGTGAGGGCGGCCTGCGAGCCGAAGGAGGAGTGA
- a CDS encoding tail protein X encodes MRFYVTQQGDMVDAIGKRAYGDEHAGAAEAILAANRGLADYGPLLPANLTISLPDLTRPTPQIASVDLWS; translated from the coding sequence GTGAGGTTCTACGTCACACAGCAGGGCGACATGGTCGACGCCATCGGCAAGCGCGCCTATGGCGACGAGCACGCCGGCGCGGCAGAGGCAATCCTCGCGGCAAACAGGGGGCTCGCGGACTATGGGCCGCTGCTGCCGGCCAATCTGACCATCAGTCTCCCCGATCTCACGCGGCCGACGCCGCAAATCGCCTCTGTGGATCTGTGGTCATGA
- a CDS encoding phage tail protein, which produces MLMGWGPHRFEVGGAAFEELRRRVEARWEKHAIIGRRPAGQYLGPGEDIVALRGTIYPVAQGGALESVVRALLADCRSGKTYTLLALSGDVPGPYRLERAEAVESFHLPGGRPQKVTYDLEFHAHDDGAGQIWSLWP; this is translated from the coding sequence ATGCTTATGGGCTGGGGGCCGCATCGGTTCGAGGTCGGCGGCGCCGCCTTCGAGGAGCTGCGCCGGCGCGTCGAGGCGCGATGGGAGAAGCATGCGATCATCGGGCGGCGGCCAGCCGGTCAATATCTCGGTCCTGGCGAGGATATCGTCGCGCTGCGCGGCACGATCTATCCCGTCGCGCAGGGCGGCGCGCTGGAGAGCGTGGTGCGGGCGCTGCTGGCCGATTGCCGCTCCGGCAAGACCTACACGCTGCTGGCCCTCTCCGGCGACGTGCCGGGGCCTTACCGGCTCGAGCGCGCCGAGGCGGTGGAGAGCTTTCACCTGCCCGGCGGGCGGCCGCAGAAAGTCACCTATGACCTGGAGTTCCACGCGCATGACGATGGCGCGGGGCAAATCTGGAGCCTTTGGCCGTGA
- a CDS encoding phage tail assembly protein — protein MVDGAQEFQTKLMQAAQGATATTAAAVDAATAAAAPANAIAPIVDFDAGGNWGGETIVLDHPFKLKGVTYSAVTMRIPTGLDITRFYAASPRPTMVDFAISLTSVDGAPIDRLVFGAMHGVDAGTLVTKSIDFFGQAR, from the coding sequence ATGGTCGACGGCGCACAAGAGTTTCAAACCAAACTGATGCAGGCCGCGCAGGGGGCGACCGCGACGACGGCGGCGGCCGTGGATGCTGCGACGGCGGCGGCCGCTCCGGCGAATGCGATCGCGCCGATCGTCGATTTCGACGCGGGCGGCAATTGGGGCGGCGAGACGATCGTTCTCGATCATCCCTTCAAGCTGAAGGGCGTGACCTATTCGGCGGTCACGATGCGCATCCCCACGGGGCTCGACATCACGCGCTTCTATGCGGCCTCGCCGCGGCCGACCATGGTGGACTTCGCCATCAGCCTGACGTCGGTCGACGGCGCGCCGATCGACAGACTCGTATTCGGCGCGATGCATGGGGTGGACGCCGGCACGCTGGTCACGAAGTCGATCGATTTTTTCGGGCAAGCCCGCTGA
- a CDS encoding phage major tail tube protein — protein MQLDYILQAFTVFADGYGKAGSGEKCSLPKVKKKTEEHRGGGMLAPRRIALGYEAFDFEADLASFDPQVLALVGLYTGAKGVAFGVRGYLDGDRNAEHTAILQMRGEVIECDPGAWDAGKKAMLKFKTALDALKLTIDGSVIWDIDIEAGVYSVGGSDPYARVRAALGY, from the coding sequence ATGCAGCTCGATTATATCCTCCAGGCGTTCACGGTCTTCGCGGACGGCTATGGCAAGGCGGGCAGCGGCGAGAAGTGCAGCCTGCCGAAGGTCAAGAAAAAGACCGAGGAACATCGCGGCGGCGGAATGCTGGCCCCGCGTCGTATCGCGCTCGGCTATGAGGCTTTCGATTTCGAGGCCGATCTCGCCTCTTTCGATCCGCAGGTGCTGGCGCTCGTCGGCCTCTACACGGGCGCGAAGGGCGTGGCTTTCGGCGTCCGTGGCTACCTCGACGGCGACCGGAACGCCGAGCATACGGCGATCTTGCAGATGCGCGGCGAGGTCATCGAATGCGACCCCGGCGCATGGGACGCCGGCAAGAAGGCGATGCTGAAATTCAAGACCGCGCTCGACGCCCTGAAGCTGACCATCGACGGCTCGGTCATCTGGGATATCGACATAGAGGCCGGCGTCTACAGCGTCGGCGGAAGCGATCCTTACGCCCGTGTGCGCGCAGCGCTGGGCTACTGA
- a CDS encoding phage tail sheath subtilisin-like domain-containing protein, which yields MPGSQFLHGVETVEIASANQSVTVNKMAVAGIIGTAPLADVAAFPLDTPVLLTSAPQKAALLGETGTLLPAVRDFYAEGGGACVVVRVDTATTVDAQMTKVIGSLTARTGAYALLSARSHVGVQPRTLIAPGFTSTRPSGASNPVVAALLAVAGKLRGRVYASTPSTSSDEALAWREDWSSARLTPIYPNVLAWDPVSSAFVTRPAEAVFAGLTARVHRENGFWFSPSNFVLQSIGGVSTPVDWASGDPDCLANILNENRIATIINMGQASAGQYGGWRRWGNRTTADDANWVFEVVRTTEDAVYEALDEATLWAVDKPPSVQLLLDMTERANAFFKFGKNEGFLVGGRCWLDPEDNPPAQMRNGVYTWRIDPEAPAPMEHIVYKAQRNADYYSDLLTSLSSMIAQQTAA from the coding sequence TTGCCCGGCTCTCAATTCCTGCATGGCGTCGAGACGGTCGAGATCGCCTCCGCCAATCAGTCGGTGACGGTCAATAAAATGGCCGTCGCCGGCATCATCGGCACGGCCCCTCTCGCCGACGTCGCAGCCTTCCCGCTCGACACGCCCGTGCTGCTCACCTCCGCGCCGCAGAAAGCGGCGCTGCTCGGCGAGACCGGCACGCTGCTGCCCGCCGTGCGCGACTTCTACGCCGAGGGCGGCGGCGCCTGCGTCGTCGTGCGCGTGGACACGGCCACGACGGTCGACGCGCAGATGACCAAGGTCATCGGCTCGCTCACCGCGCGCACCGGCGCCTATGCGCTGCTCTCCGCGCGTTCTCACGTGGGCGTGCAGCCGCGCACGCTGATCGCGCCCGGCTTCACGTCGACGCGGCCGAGCGGCGCCTCCAACCCCGTGGTGGCGGCGCTGCTCGCCGTCGCGGGCAAGCTGCGGGGGCGCGTCTACGCCTCCACGCCCTCGACCTCGAGCGACGAGGCGCTCGCCTGGCGCGAGGATTGGTCGAGCGCGCGGCTGACGCCGATCTATCCCAATGTGCTGGCCTGGGATCCGGTCTCCTCGGCCTTTGTGACGCGGCCGGCGGAAGCAGTCTTCGCAGGCCTGACCGCGCGCGTGCATCGCGAAAACGGTTTCTGGTTCTCGCCGTCGAACTTCGTGCTGCAGTCGATCGGCGGCGTCTCGACGCCCGTCGACTGGGCGAGCGGCGATCCCGACTGCCTCGCCAACATCCTCAACGAGAACCGCATCGCCACCATCATCAATATGGGCCAGGCGAGCGCGGGCCAGTATGGCGGCTGGCGGCGCTGGGGCAATCGCACCACGGCCGACGACGCCAATTGGGTGTTCGAGGTCGTCCGCACGACCGAGGACGCCGTCTATGAGGCGCTCGACGAGGCGACGCTGTGGGCGGTCGACAAGCCGCCGAGCGTGCAGCTGCTGCTCGACATGACGGAGCGCGCCAACGCCTTCTTCAAGTTTGGCAAGAACGAGGGTTTTCTCGTCGGCGGCCGATGCTGGCTCGACCCGGAGGACAATCCGCCCGCGCAGATGCGCAATGGCGTCTACACCTGGCGCATCGACCCCGAGGCGCCCGCGCCGATGGAGCACATCGTCTACAAGGCGCAGCGCAATGCGGACTACTACAGCGATCTGCTGACGAGCCTCTCGTCGATGATCGCCCAGCAGACGGCGGCGTGA
- a CDS encoding DUF4376 domain-containing protein, producing MTYSTIADLSGLPFARVVRRDADGALVPVDSETADSRAYRDWLAAGHAPTPLPAPTLAALKAAKFAALADRRWRAETAGVTVGGLSIPSDAATQSKLTAAVVAGVLDNNYAVTWKLANGTFQLLDHATLIAVAQAVRAHVQGCFDHEATLTAAITAAADAAALAAIDIETGWPA from the coding sequence ATGACCTATTCGACCATCGCCGATTTGTCCGGCTTGCCATTCGCGCGCGTCGTGCGCCGCGACGCCGACGGGGCGCTCGTCCCCGTCGACTCAGAGACGGCCGACAGTCGCGCCTATCGCGATTGGCTCGCCGCTGGCCATGCGCCGACGCCGCTCCCTGCGCCGACGCTCGCCGCGCTCAAAGCCGCCAAGTTCGCCGCTCTCGCCGATCGCCGCTGGCGCGCCGAGACGGCGGGCGTCACGGTCGGCGGCCTCTCCATCCCGAGCGACGCGGCGACGCAGTCCAAGCTCACCGCGGCCGTTGTGGCCGGCGTGCTGGACAATAATTACGCGGTGACCTGGAAGCTGGCGAACGGCACATTCCAGCTGCTTGACCATGCGACGCTGATCGCCGTGGCGCAGGCCGTGCGCGCCCATGTGCAAGGCTGCTTCGACCACGAAGCGACGCTTACCGCGGCGATCACCGCGGCGGCCGATGCTGCGGCGCTGGCGGCGATCGACATAGAGACGGGCTGGCCGGCGTAG